The following proteins are co-located in the Candidatus Planktophila lacus genome:
- a CDS encoding NADH-quinone oxidoreductase subunit M → MNILSFLMLLPLIGTAFIALAPKTNVLLTKQIALVTTILVALVGIYMTISFDFNANGFQFVESREWIPAFGIKYALGVDGIALVLILMSVLLTPIVVVAGWNESEGGRWSPKVFYSLLLVLETMMIGVFASTDVFLFYVFFEAMLVPVYFLIGGFGSGERAAAAVKFLLYSLFGGLLMLASIIGIYVMATRYGNRTFDITTLSGLHTVLTPMMENVLFLGFFIAFAIKAPLWPLHTWLPDAAKSATPGTSVLLLGVLDKVGTFGMIRYCLTLFPEASKTFTPMIITLAVISILYGAFLAIGAKDIKRLIAYTSISHFGFITMGIFAMTSQGMSGSTLYMFNHGFSTAALFLVAGFMITRRNSSTISDFGGLQRVTPIMAWSFFIAGLSSLALPGLSSFVSEFLVLVGTFTRYPVAAVIATFGIVLAALYILIPVQRALHGPTTPGNENLSDLTLREKIAIAPVIATIVVLGFYPSPLLNIINPASQTIISQQGFSDPAPTTSEGK, encoded by the coding sequence ATGAACATCCTCTCTTTCTTGATGCTGCTGCCGCTGATTGGTACCGCTTTCATCGCGCTAGCTCCTAAGACAAACGTTCTTTTAACTAAACAGATCGCACTTGTGACCACAATATTGGTTGCTCTTGTTGGCATTTACATGACGATCTCCTTTGACTTCAACGCTAATGGTTTTCAATTCGTAGAATCTCGCGAATGGATTCCTGCCTTTGGTATCAAATATGCACTTGGCGTCGATGGCATTGCCCTCGTATTGATCTTGATGTCTGTTCTCTTAACTCCAATTGTTGTAGTTGCGGGATGGAATGAATCTGAAGGCGGACGTTGGAGCCCTAAGGTCTTCTACTCACTACTTCTAGTACTTGAAACAATGATGATCGGCGTCTTTGCTTCAACTGACGTCTTCTTGTTCTACGTCTTCTTTGAAGCGATGTTGGTTCCGGTTTACTTCTTAATTGGTGGTTTTGGTTCCGGCGAACGCGCTGCCGCAGCAGTTAAATTCTTGCTCTACAGCCTTTTTGGTGGCTTGCTGATGCTCGCCTCAATTATCGGTATCTATGTCATGGCAACTCGCTACGGCAACCGCACCTTCGATATAACAACTCTTTCGGGGCTGCACACAGTTCTAACACCAATGATGGAGAACGTCTTATTCCTTGGATTCTTTATCGCATTTGCGATCAAGGCTCCGCTCTGGCCGCTACATACATGGCTACCAGATGCTGCAAAGTCAGCGACCCCTGGAACTTCAGTATTGCTCTTAGGTGTTCTCGATAAGGTCGGAACATTCGGAATGATCCGTTATTGCTTAACTCTCTTTCCAGAGGCAAGTAAGACATTTACTCCGATGATTATTACCTTGGCAGTTATCTCCATTCTCTACGGTGCATTCCTTGCAATTGGCGCCAAAGACATCAAGCGCTTGATCGCATATACCTCGATTTCTCACTTCGGATTTATCACCATGGGAATCTTCGCGATGACTTCGCAAGGTATGTCTGGTTCAACGCTGTACATGTTTAACCACGGATTCTCAACAGCAGCGCTCTTCTTAGTTGCTGGATTTATGATCACTCGCCGTAACTCATCAACAATCTCTGATTTCGGTGGACTACAACGCGTCACACCAATCATGGCTTGGTCATTCTTCATCGCAGGTCTATCGAGCTTGGCGCTGCCGGGTCTTTCTAGCTTCGTTAGCGAATTCCTCGTTCTAGTTGGAACCTTTACGCGATATCCAGTTGCAGCGGTTATCGCTACCTTCGGTATCGTCTTAGCGGCTCTATACATTTTGATTCCGGTACAACGCGCGCTCCATGGCCCAACAACTCCGGGCAATGAGAATTTAAGCGATCTAACTCTGCGCGAAAAAATTGCGATCGCACCAGTTATCGCAACGATCGTTGTGCTTGGTTTCTACCCATCACCGTTGTTAAACATCATTAATCCAGCATCGCAGACCATCATTTCGCAACAAGGATTTAGCGATCCAGCGCCAACCACGAGTGAGGGCAAGTAA
- the nuoL gene encoding NADH-quinone oxidoreductase subunit L, translated as MATNNGLVYLIALPLFGALALLLLGRKADKWGHLLATAMSAGSFAVGLIQLSQMLDREAELRPVTQKLFTWISVGSFNVDASLLLDQLSICFVLLITGVGTLIHIYSISYMSHDKDRRRFFAYLNLFIAAMLLLVLGDSYLNLYVGWEGVGLASYLLIGFWNQKPAYATASKKAFVMNRIGDMGLSFAIMIAFATLGTVSFSGVKEQSHHASEAAMTAIGVMLLVAAVGKSAQFPLQAWLGDAMAGPTPVSALIHAATMVTAGVYLIVRSNFVFDAAPTAQLLVVIVGAITLLFGAIIGMAKDDIKKALAASTMSQIGYMILASGLGPAGYAFAIMHLLTHGFFKAGMFLGAGSVMHGMNDEVNMRKYGGLRKFMPITFVTFGLGYLAIIGVPPFAGFYSKDMIIETALNAGGAKGIILGSVTLLGAAITAFYMTRVMILTFTSPKRWDDNQHPHESPALMWAPMVILSIGSVISGYLLYRGKAFKHWLEPLFEEHGEHTELLPPIVVSGLALTMVAIGVAIAVIKYQLSEIDNVAPEKVSIFTRIARRDLLQDDVNEALFMRPGQALTSALVKIDGSVVDGAVRGVGKMALGSGSALRETQTGFVRSYAVLILIGAAALIAAIWVVTT; from the coding sequence ATGGCTACCAATAACGGTCTCGTTTATTTAATCGCGCTTCCACTCTTTGGCGCACTTGCCCTGCTGCTTCTTGGACGTAAGGCTGATAAGTGGGGACACCTACTTGCTACTGCGATGTCTGCTGGATCATTTGCAGTTGGTTTAATTCAACTTTCACAGATGCTTGATCGCGAAGCAGAGCTTCGCCCGGTGACGCAGAAGCTCTTTACTTGGATCAGCGTTGGAAGTTTTAACGTTGATGCATCGCTCTTGCTAGATCAGTTATCGATCTGCTTTGTACTGCTAATCACCGGCGTTGGAACTTTGATTCATATCTATTCCATCTCATATATGTCTCACGACAAAGATCGCCGTCGTTTCTTTGCATACCTAAACCTCTTTATCGCAGCGATGTTGCTCTTGGTGCTCGGTGACTCATACCTAAACCTCTATGTTGGTTGGGAAGGCGTAGGACTTGCCTCTTATCTATTGATCGGTTTCTGGAATCAAAAACCAGCATATGCAACTGCTTCTAAGAAGGCATTTGTCATGAACCGTATCGGCGATATGGGGCTTTCCTTTGCGATCATGATCGCCTTTGCCACATTAGGCACCGTTTCATTTAGCGGAGTAAAAGAACAATCACATCATGCATCTGAAGCAGCGATGACTGCCATCGGAGTTATGTTGTTGGTTGCGGCAGTCGGAAAGTCTGCGCAATTCCCATTGCAGGCATGGCTCGGCGATGCGATGGCAGGCCCAACTCCAGTTTCTGCGTTGATCCACGCCGCAACCATGGTTACTGCCGGCGTTTATCTCATCGTTCGCTCAAACTTTGTATTTGATGCTGCGCCAACCGCGCAACTTCTCGTCGTTATCGTTGGTGCAATCACTCTCTTGTTCGGTGCCATTATCGGTATGGCTAAAGATGACATCAAGAAAGCACTTGCTGCTTCAACGATGTCTCAGATCGGTTACATGATCTTGGCATCAGGCCTTGGACCTGCCGGTTACGCATTTGCAATCATGCACTTACTTACCCACGGATTCTTTAAAGCCGGAATGTTCCTTGGCGCAGGTTCGGTAATGCATGGCATGAACGATGAAGTAAATATGCGCAAATATGGTGGACTGCGTAAATTTATGCCGATCACATTTGTGACCTTTGGTCTTGGCTACTTAGCAATTATCGGGGTTCCACCATTCGCTGGTTTTTACTCCAAAGATATGATTATTGAAACGGCGCTAAATGCCGGTGGTGCAAAGGGAATTATTCTTGGTTCAGTCACGCTCTTAGGTGCAGCGATCACCGCCTTCTATATGACGCGTGTAATGATCTTGACCTTTACAAGTCCAAAGCGTTGGGACGATAACCAACATCCACATGAATCACCTGCTTTGATGTGGGCACCGATGGTGATCCTTTCAATCGGCTCAGTTATTTCAGGTTATCTGCTCTATCGTGGAAAAGCCTTTAAGCATTGGCTTGAGCCACTCTTTGAAGAACATGGTGAGCACACCGAGCTACTGCCTCCAATTGTTGTCTCCGGTCTTGCTCTCACAATGGTTGCAATTGGTGTTGCAATCGCAGTTATCAAATACCAACTCTCTGAAATTGATAACGTGGCACCAGAGAAAGTCTCTATCTTTACTCGCATCGCACGTCGCGACTTGCTACAAGATGATGTAAACGAAGCGCTCTTTATGCGACCAGGACAAGCGTTAACTTCTGCCCTAGTCAAGATTGATGGCTCAGTTGTTGATGGCGCAGTTCGCGGTGTTGGAAAGATGGCGCTCGGCTCTGGTTCTGCGCTCCGCGAAACTCAGACAGGTTTTGTTCGTAGCTATGCAGTTCTAATCTTGATCGGCGCAGCAGCGCTAATCGCGGCAATTTGGGTGGTAACAACGTGA
- the nuoK gene encoding NADH-quinone oxidoreductase subunit NuoK: MSLDNYLYLSAILFTIGAVGVVVRRNAIVVFMCIELMLNAANLSLVTFSRINGTLDGQVVAFFTMVVAACEVVVGLAIIVTIYRSRRSASIDDASLLKR; this comes from the coding sequence ATGAGCCTCGATAACTATCTCTACCTTTCCGCGATTCTATTTACCATCGGCGCCGTTGGCGTAGTCGTTCGCCGCAACGCAATCGTTGTCTTTATGTGTATTGAGCTAATGCTCAACGCAGCAAATCTTTCACTAGTAACTTTCTCAAGAATCAACGGAACTCTAGATGGTCAAGTAGTTGCCTTCTTCACGATGGTTGTTGCAGCCTGTGAAGTAGTAGTTGGCCTTGCGATCATCGTCACGATCTACCGTTCACGCCGATCAGCATCTATCGATGATGCTAGTTTGTTGAAGCGATAA
- a CDS encoding NADH-quinone oxidoreductase subunit J has product MEPLLTIQTPETVLFWFLAPLSVLASLGMLLVKKAVHSALLLAWVMVSLAIFYIAQGALFLGIVQVVVYTGAVMMLFLFILMLVGVDSSDSLTETITGLRPIAITAAVGFGGLMVSLLGRATLGREPIGLDAANGPGNVQGLAALLFSKYVWPFEVISALLITAAVGAMVLAHHQRTTPRPTQREQSVNRFRSDSLAGAAGLPGPGVFARHNAVDVPALLPDGTPAPSSISATLKARGDVIDSAQFQLDNVDTSVVEEK; this is encoded by the coding sequence ATGGAACCTTTACTAACTATTCAGACGCCAGAGACAGTTCTCTTCTGGTTCTTAGCACCACTTTCAGTTCTTGCTTCACTTGGAATGTTGTTGGTTAAGAAGGCAGTTCATTCAGCGCTATTACTTGCGTGGGTTATGGTCTCGCTCGCAATTTTCTACATCGCACAAGGCGCGCTCTTCCTCGGAATTGTTCAGGTGGTTGTCTACACCGGTGCGGTGATGATGCTCTTCCTCTTTATCTTGATGTTGGTCGGTGTTGATTCATCTGATTCGCTAACCGAGACAATTACTGGACTTCGTCCTATTGCAATCACTGCAGCAGTCGGCTTTGGCGGACTAATGGTTTCACTCCTTGGTCGTGCAACTTTGGGTCGCGAACCAATTGGATTAGATGCTGCAAATGGACCAGGAAATGTGCAAGGACTTGCTGCACTCTTATTCTCAAAGTACGTATGGCCATTTGAAGTTATTTCAGCGCTGCTAATTACCGCAGCAGTTGGCGCAATGGTTCTGGCACATCATCAACGCACAACCCCGCGCCCAACTCAGCGCGAACAATCAGTAAATCGTTTCCGCTCAGATTCTTTAGCAGGCGCTGCTGGACTACCTGGCCCAGGCGTCTTTGCTCGTCACAACGCAGTCGATGTTCCAGCGCTTTTGCCAGATGGAACGCCAGCCCCTTCTTCAATTTCTGCAACGCTTAAGGCGCGTGGAGATGTAATTGATTCAGCCCAGTTCCAACTCGATAACGTTGATACATCAGTTGTGGAGGAGAAGTAA
- the nuoI gene encoding NADH-quinone oxidoreductase subunit NuoI, with the protein MLKQAQGFWVTFITMFKKVNTVQYPEVKEPTAERFHGRHQLNRHPDGLEKCIGCELCAWACPADAIYVEGADNTPDNQMSPGERYGKVYQINYLRCVFCGLCIEACPTRALTMTNEYELADSTRSKLIFEKDDLLGPLRAGMLPPPHPMYPGMTDTNYYNGDVKEAHPSQEQK; encoded by the coding sequence TTGCTCAAACAGGCACAAGGTTTCTGGGTCACCTTCATAACCATGTTTAAGAAGGTTAATACTGTTCAATATCCAGAAGTTAAAGAGCCGACTGCAGAGCGTTTCCACGGTCGCCATCAGTTAAATCGCCACCCAGATGGACTCGAAAAGTGCATTGGTTGTGAACTCTGCGCGTGGGCATGTCCTGCTGATGCGATTTATGTTGAAGGTGCAGATAACACGCCTGATAATCAAATGTCACCAGGAGAGCGTTACGGCAAGGTCTACCAAATTAACTATCTACGTTGTGTTTTCTGCGGGCTTTGTATTGAAGCATGTCCAACTCGTGCGCTAACCATGACAAATGAATACGAGCTAGCAGATTCAACTCGCAGCAAATTGATCTTCGAAAAAGACGATTTACTAGGTCCACTTCGCGCAGGCATGTTGCCACCTCCACATCCAATGTATCCAGGTATGACCGATACCAACTATTACAACGGCGATGTTAAGGAAGCTCATCCCTCACAGGAGCAAAAATAA
- the nuoH gene encoding NADH-quinone oxidoreductase subunit NuoH produces the protein MNNAQLLVDDPGWIITLKAVIVFAVCVVLTIMSVWGERRIVARMQMRVGPNRVGKFGLIQALADGVKLALKEDLIPAAADKVVFIIAPVISVTAAFMAFAVMPMTGPVNFFGEETVMQLTDLPVGVLYVLATASVGVYGIVLAGWSSGSTYPLLGGLRSSAQVVSYEIAMGLSLVSVFIYSGSMSTSSIVAAQQSTWWYGLVLFPSFVIYAISMVGETNRAPFDLAEAEGELVGGFHTEYSSLKFALFFLAEYVNIIAVSALATTLFLGGYHAIPGLGFTEQWLGGWFTLVWFFLKVLFFFFVFVWLRGTLPRLRYDQFMQFGWKVLIPVSLLWILVVATLRLISTTSQSRVTTFIFAGVVVLIVMGISTAVDASKRKRAAHVYPEAAAPSFAVPSLPSEITTINVSNSVSDKGGDRG, from the coding sequence ATGAATAACGCCCAGTTATTGGTAGATGATCCAGGTTGGATCATCACCCTTAAGGCAGTTATTGTCTTTGCCGTTTGTGTTGTTTTGACGATCATGTCTGTATGGGGCGAACGTCGCATCGTTGCTCGCATGCAGATGCGCGTTGGCCCTAACCGCGTTGGAAAATTCGGCTTAATTCAGGCTCTTGCAGATGGCGTAAAGCTTGCGCTTAAAGAAGATTTGATTCCGGCAGCTGCGGATAAAGTTGTATTTATCATCGCTCCAGTAATCAGCGTTACTGCAGCATTTATGGCCTTTGCGGTAATGCCAATGACTGGTCCAGTTAACTTCTTCGGCGAAGAAACAGTTATGCAGTTAACCGACCTTCCAGTTGGCGTTCTCTACGTTCTTGCCACTGCATCAGTTGGTGTCTACGGAATTGTTCTTGCTGGTTGGTCATCAGGTTCGACTTACCCGCTACTTGGCGGACTTCGTTCAAGTGCTCAGGTAGTTTCTTATGAAATTGCTATGGGCCTCTCACTTGTTTCAGTCTTTATCTACTCCGGATCAATGTCTACATCATCGATTGTTGCCGCGCAGCAGAGCACTTGGTGGTACGGACTTGTTCTCTTCCCATCATTTGTTATCTATGCGATCTCAATGGTTGGCGAAACAAACCGCGCGCCATTCGACCTAGCCGAAGCTGAAGGCGAACTCGTTGGTGGATTCCATACTGAGTATTCATCACTTAAATTCGCACTCTTCTTCTTGGCAGAATATGTAAATATCATCGCTGTTTCAGCGCTAGCAACAACGTTATTCCTTGGTGGTTACCACGCAATTCCAGGTCTGGGCTTTACAGAGCAATGGCTCGGCGGTTGGTTCACACTCGTCTGGTTCTTCTTAAAGGTTCTCTTCTTCTTCTTTGTTTTCGTATGGTTACGTGGAACTCTTCCTCGTTTGCGCTACGACCAATTTATGCAATTCGGTTGGAAAGTCTTGATTCCGGTCTCATTGCTCTGGATCTTGGTCGTTGCAACGCTTCGCCTGATTTCAACTACCAGCCAATCTCGCGTCACCACTTTTATTTTCGCTGGCGTCGTAGTCCTCATCGTTATGGGAATTTCTACAGCGGTTGATGCCTCAAAGAGAAAGCGCGCTGCACATGTTTACCCAGAAGCAGCAGCTCCAAGTTTTGCCGTTCCATCGCTTCCATCCGAGATAACCACAATCAATGTTTCAAATAGTGTTTCAGACAAGGGAGGCGATCGTGGCTGA
- a CDS encoding NADH-quinone oxidoreductase subunit G translates to MTTTQENTTAQAVELITVVIDGFEVSVPKGTLVIRAAEKLGIQIPRFCDHPLLDPVGACRQCLVDIEINGRAFPKPQASCTIPVEPNMIVKTQLTSPVAEKAQRGVMELLLVNHPLDCPVCDKGGECPLQNQAMSTGNGETRFEGVKRTFEKPVAISSQVLLDRERCVLCARCTRFSDQIAGDPFITLNERGALQQVGIYENQPFESYFSGNTVQICPVGALTGAAYRFRARPFDLVSTPSACEHCASGCDMRTDVRRGKTLRRLAGDDAAVNEEWNCDKGRWAFKYVTEVDRLTTPMVRGADGVLAPASWPEAIAAAAAGLKGKRAAVLVGGRATAEDAYGYSKFARIALGTNDIDFRARVSSDEERDFLGAKVVGSATTYRDIDIADHVVLIGFEPEEESPIVFLRINKQVRKRALKVSAVATKLSIGVEKLKAEFIKVAPGSEGAAVSALSLTGKSVILVGERAAETTGLLSAASALAQKSGAKLAWIPRRAGERGALEAGAIGTLLPGGRPVADAAARVDIAAVWGVPTIPANVGRTTSEIIESLGNGSLDAVVVGGVDPQDMPNSTAALAALSKSFVISLEIAHSAVTNVADVVLPVAAVTEKSGSFLNWEGRARAFDAAVADSLNRSDLRILSAIADEMGESIMLGTVTQAAREISSLGKWDGARANFATVSAAGANKISGNEALLTSWRRLLDLGTLQKGEANLAGTARKSVAVISPKRAEAMGVKDGDILRVSNSHGSISLPALVEDIHDDAVWVPRNSFGTQVLISLNAVHGDVVSVVKA, encoded by the coding sequence ATGACTACGACTCAAGAGAACACAACCGCGCAAGCAGTAGAACTCATTACCGTTGTTATCGATGGTTTTGAAGTCAGCGTTCCAAAGGGAACCTTGGTTATTCGCGCCGCAGAAAAACTAGGAATTCAGATTCCACGTTTCTGCGATCACCCACTTCTTGATCCAGTTGGCGCTTGTCGTCAATGTTTAGTTGATATCGAAATTAACGGTCGCGCATTTCCAAAGCCACAGGCTTCATGCACGATTCCAGTAGAACCAAATATGATCGTAAAGACTCAACTAACTTCACCAGTTGCTGAAAAAGCACAGCGCGGTGTTATGGAACTTCTCCTTGTTAACCACCCACTTGATTGCCCTGTTTGCGACAAGGGCGGCGAATGTCCATTGCAGAACCAAGCGATGAGCACCGGAAATGGTGAGACTCGCTTCGAAGGCGTAAAGCGCACCTTTGAGAAGCCGGTTGCGATCTCTTCACAGGTTCTGCTCGATCGCGAACGTTGCGTTCTCTGCGCTCGTTGCACACGTTTCTCTGATCAAATTGCTGGCGATCCATTTATTACTCTTAACGAACGCGGTGCACTGCAGCAAGTTGGTATCTACGAGAACCAACCATTCGAGTCCTACTTCTCAGGTAACACCGTGCAGATCTGTCCGGTTGGCGCACTTACCGGGGCTGCTTATCGCTTCCGCGCACGTCCATTCGATTTAGTTTCAACACCATCTGCCTGCGAACATTGCGCATCCGGTTGCGATATGCGCACCGATGTTCGTCGTGGAAAGACTTTACGCCGCCTTGCTGGTGATGATGCCGCAGTTAACGAAGAATGGAACTGCGATAAAGGTCGCTGGGCATTTAAGTATGTAACCGAAGTTGATCGTCTAACAACACCAATGGTTCGTGGCGCCGACGGAGTTCTTGCTCCTGCATCATGGCCAGAAGCAATCGCTGCAGCTGCAGCAGGTCTTAAGGGCAAGCGCGCTGCTGTCCTAGTTGGTGGACGCGCAACTGCAGAAGATGCTTACGGTTACAGCAAGTTTGCGCGTATCGCACTTGGCACAAACGATATTGATTTCCGTGCCCGCGTTTCATCAGATGAAGAACGCGACTTCCTTGGTGCAAAAGTTGTTGGCTCAGCAACTACCTACCGCGATATCGATATTGCAGATCACGTTGTTCTCATTGGCTTTGAACCAGAAGAAGAATCACCAATCGTCTTCCTACGCATCAATAAGCAGGTTCGCAAGCGCGCTCTAAAGGTCAGCGCAGTTGCAACCAAGCTCTCAATTGGCGTTGAAAAGTTGAAGGCTGAATTTATTAAGGTGGCACCAGGATCTGAAGGCGCTGCAGTTTCAGCACTTTCCTTAACTGGTAAGTCAGTCATCTTGGTTGGCGAACGCGCCGCTGAAACCACTGGTCTGCTTTCTGCAGCTTCTGCGTTGGCCCAAAAGTCTGGCGCAAAGCTTGCCTGGATTCCACGTCGCGCAGGCGAACGCGGTGCACTTGAAGCCGGAGCAATCGGCACACTTCTTCCAGGCGGCCGCCCAGTTGCAGATGCTGCAGCACGCGTAGATATCGCAGCAGTTTGGGGAGTTCCAACAATTCCAGCAAATGTAGGTCGCACTACTTCTGAAATTATTGAAAGCCTTGGCAACGGTTCACTTGATGCAGTTGTTGTTGGTGGCGTTGATCCACAAGATATGCCAAATAGCACAGCTGCACTTGCCGCACTTTCCAAGTCTTTTGTTATCTCACTAGAAATTGCACACTCTGCAGTTACCAATGTGGCTGATGTAGTTCTGCCAGTTGCTGCAGTTACAGAAAAATCTGGCTCATTCCTTAACTGGGAAGGCCGCGCACGTGCCTTCGATGCCGCAGTTGCAGATTCACTAAATCGTTCTGATCTTCGCATCTTGTCGGCAATTGCTGATGAAATGGGCGAATCAATCATGCTCGGCACAGTTACCCAAGCAGCGCGTGAGATTTCATCACTCGGTAAATGGGATGGCGCACGCGCAAACTTCGCAACAGTTTCTGCAGCGGGTGCAAATAAGATCTCTGGAAATGAAGCGTTACTTACTTCGTGGCGTCGCTTGTTAGATCTCGGTACTTTGCAAAAGGGCGAGGCAAACTTGGCTGGTACTGCACGTAAATCTGTTGCAGTGATTTCTCCAAAGCGCGCAGAAGCAATGGGCGTTAAAGATGGCGATATTTTGCGAGTCTCTAACTCACACGGATCAATCTCTCTTCCTGCGCTAGTTGAAGATATTCACGATGATGCAGTTTGGGTGCCACGTAACTCATTCGGTACGCAGGTATTGATCTCATTAAATGCTGTTCACGGCGATGTTGTATCGGTGGTGAAGGCATGA
- the nuoF gene encoding NADH-quinone oxidoreductase subunit NuoF encodes MTKLAPVLSAHWDEKDSFTIAAYTRHGGYKASAKALAMDPDAVIQLVKDSGLRGRGGAGFPTGMKWGFIPQGDNKDHYLVVNADESEPGTCKDTPLLMANPHVLIEGCIIACHAIRAKHAFIYIRGEVTHVVRRLNQAIEDAYKAGHLGKGIDVVLHVGAGAYICGEETALLDSLEGFRGQPRLRPPFPAIAGLYARPTVVNNVESIASVPAIVANGAEWYQSMGTEKSKGTTLYSLSGHVVNPGQFEAPLGITLREILEMSGGIRAGHKLKFWTPGGSSTPLFTDQHLDIPLDYEGVAAAGSMLGTKALQIFDETTCVVRAVLRWTEFYKHESCGKCTPCREGTWWLVQILRDLENGVGTEADLAKLLDLCDNIMGRSFCALGDGATSPITSSIKYFRDEYIAHLTNGGCPFDPVKSTLFSGANA; translated from the coding sequence ATGACAAAACTAGCTCCAGTTCTTTCTGCACATTGGGATGAGAAAGATTCATTCACAATTGCGGCATACACACGTCACGGTGGATACAAGGCTTCTGCAAAAGCACTTGCTATGGATCCAGATGCAGTTATCCAACTTGTAAAAGATTCTGGACTTCGCGGTCGCGGCGGCGCAGGTTTCCCAACCGGAATGAAGTGGGGCTTTATCCCACAGGGCGATAACAAAGATCATTACCTAGTTGTAAACGCTGACGAATCAGAGCCAGGTACTTGCAAAGACACACCACTTTTGATGGCAAACCCACACGTACTTATTGAAGGCTGCATCATCGCTTGCCATGCAATTCGTGCAAAGCATGCATTTATCTACATCCGCGGTGAAGTTACACATGTGGTTCGTCGTTTAAATCAAGCGATCGAAGATGCTTACAAAGCGGGCCACCTTGGAAAAGGAATCGATGTTGTTCTCCACGTCGGTGCCGGCGCTTACATCTGCGGTGAAGAAACTGCGCTCCTTGATTCACTTGAAGGTTTCCGCGGCCAACCACGTCTGCGTCCACCGTTTCCTGCGATCGCAGGTTTATATGCACGACCAACAGTTGTAAATAACGTCGAATCAATCGCCTCAGTTCCAGCGATCGTTGCAAACGGCGCTGAGTGGTACCAATCAATGGGTACTGAAAAATCAAAGGGAACAACGCTTTACTCACTCTCTGGCCACGTTGTAAATCCTGGTCAATTTGAAGCCCCGCTTGGAATTACCCTTCGCGAAATTCTTGAGATGTCAGGTGGAATTCGCGCTGGACATAAGTTGAAGTTCTGGACACCAGGTGGATCTTCAACACCGCTATTTACAGATCAGCACCTTGATATTCCACTTGATTACGAAGGCGTTGCCGCTGCTGGCTCAATGCTCGGCACTAAAGCGCTACAGATCTTTGATGAAACTACTTGTGTGGTTCGCGCAGTACTGCGTTGGACTGAGTTCTACAAGCACGAGTCATGTGGCAAGTGCACACCATGTCGCGAAGGCACATGGTGGTTGGTTCAGATTCTGCGCGATCTAGAAAACGGCGTGGGTACTGAAGCAGATCTAGCTAAGTTGCTCGATCTCTGCGACAACATCATGGGCCGTTCATTCTGCGCACTTGGTGATGGCGCAACTAGCCCAATCACATCTTCAATCAAATATTTCCGTGACGAATACATCGCCCACTTAACAAACGGTGGATGCCCATTCGATCCAGTTAAATCAACTCTCTTCTCTGGAGCAAACGCATAA
- the nuoE gene encoding NADH-quinone oxidoreductase subunit NuoE, which produces MAYSPDQIEIMNSIIKRYPRSRSAIMPLLHYVQSLAGYVTNEGIEEIAKLLELETAEVTAVATFYTQYKRRPVGEYHVGVCTNTLCAVMGGDAIFAALKDHLGVENDGVTADGKVSLEHIECNAACDYAPVVMANWEFYDNQNVETAKDLVDSMRKGTPRPPTRGPNSLVTWKEASAVLAGLSDGKANEGLQAGEPTLLGLKLSKEGK; this is translated from the coding sequence ATGGCTTACTCACCAGATCAGATCGAAATCATGAATTCGATTATCAAGCGCTACCCACGTAGCCGCTCTGCCATCATGCCTTTGCTCCATTACGTGCAATCACTTGCTGGTTATGTAACAAATGAAGGCATTGAAGAGATTGCCAAGTTGCTTGAATTAGAAACTGCTGAAGTAACTGCTGTTGCAACTTTCTACACCCAGTACAAGCGCCGCCCAGTAGGCGAGTACCACGTTGGTGTTTGCACCAACACTTTGTGCGCAGTTATGGGCGGAGATGCGATATTTGCAGCCCTTAAAGACCACCTCGGCGTTGAAAATGATGGCGTTACCGCTGATGGAAAAGTTTCACTAGAACATATCGAATGCAACGCAGCCTGCGATTACGCACCAGTTGTTATGGCGAACTGGGAGTTCTACGACAACCAGAACGTTGAGACTGCAAAAGATCTAGTTGATTCAATGCGCAAGGGAACACCTAGGCCACCAACACGTGGACCTAACTCTTTGGTTACTTGGAAAGAAGCATCAGCAGTTCTTGCCGGGTTAAGCGATGGAAAAGCCAATGAAGGCTTGCAGGCTGGCGAACCAACACTTCTTGGTTTAAAACTTTCGAAAGAGGGCAAGTAA